From one Bacteroides intestinalis DSM 17393 genomic stretch:
- a CDS encoding glycosyl hydrolase family 28-related protein → MRNTLLDMRSILSKTFLLSLLLGVAGTGIQAGELYPWQLTRDSLLLFEGSTYRYTVDTPENEGLSSTLPSVEALKEQLVHSGSGIYRLFTSTGQEKTEGLPVNGDYLQSASKKRLLIGVRKGALPPVIKLDRTAFTIKTAGNLTLDFYAGQRSPMTTVTIRVPEGIAVTLDNTTVNVIGRGEVILRDLPKQSIGRTGTNYSYKKVGDVEIRKDGKKGTLLIFKDLDFRPSNGPDIRLCFRGVVIPEKGNYAFEADYITSQPEVLHSPVATVTFEGVTTVSDFTRTPLQAFTYKKNWDLSFTSFYWTAPRNAESVTLLLSEDKGRTWKPVRTGILPDDDFAAAGRLNPNQLYAFKLLVKGGDNQGESNIAWFYSGLQDIKTTGVKGDGIADDTEAINKAIIEMNKLGGGILRFTAGTYNVRTVHLLSNVWLHLDADATIQGLPGGDAPETTWFSDRAYRSGLSPTDPRPYADPENYLTKQDVGHTFFRNAMFFGERIDNVKIVGTGRITGNGNLVTSDKVMNNAPEKRCDKMFSLKLCTNIEIGGWAMGKDMWYDPQKDEPYYIDADGQKNYDVSNMLHIDQGGHFVLLATGTDGIHVHDTYFAKHNTRNARDIYDFMACNDVTVTNIYSRVSSDDIVKPGSDCSLGFTRPARNYMVRNIVGDTNCNLFQIGSETADDIQDLYVDNIYVLGANKAGFSISTNDGGHIKNVYLNSGKTGPIHSRSVMHRTRAPFFISISNRGRVLGADVAPFTFTENGNVRKELLVTNSNIGEVENIVICGVDIDEVYGGSSFRGGRWKAYDGSQNTATPIIAGFKLPDTEVVEGGLTFRLPNGQHTGYIKNVQFHDVNLLVKGGHPVEDAEAYPPEIGVGRYNVGDLKIQPSFGFWARHVKDFLLDNCSISAEQKDGRYAVVLDDVIGAEIRNLKVKEGITDKENVKVLRSEKIIIK, encoded by the coding sequence ATGAGAAATACACTATTGGATATGAGGTCTATATTATCAAAAACTTTTCTTTTGTCTCTGTTGCTGGGAGTGGCAGGAACAGGTATTCAGGCAGGGGAATTGTATCCCTGGCAACTGACGCGCGATTCTTTATTGTTGTTTGAAGGTTCTACTTATCGCTATACTGTAGATACTCCCGAAAATGAGGGCTTAAGTTCTACTTTGCCGTCAGTTGAAGCTCTGAAAGAACAGTTGGTTCATTCCGGTTCGGGCATTTATCGTCTTTTTACTTCTACCGGACAGGAGAAAACGGAAGGTCTTCCGGTTAATGGTGATTACTTACAATCAGCCTCTAAAAAGCGTTTGCTTATAGGGGTACGTAAAGGGGCGTTACCTCCTGTGATAAAGTTGGACCGTACTGCATTTACCATAAAGACTGCGGGAAATCTGACACTTGATTTTTATGCCGGACAGCGTAGCCCGATGACTACTGTCACTATTCGCGTACCGGAAGGGATTGCTGTAACATTGGACAATACAACGGTAAATGTAATAGGTCGTGGAGAAGTGATTCTTCGTGATTTGCCCAAACAGTCTATCGGAAGAACCGGAACCAACTATTCGTATAAAAAGGTTGGGGATGTGGAAATTCGTAAAGATGGGAAGAAAGGTACCCTGTTAATCTTTAAAGATTTGGATTTCCGTCCCTCTAACGGCCCTGATATCCGTCTTTGTTTCCGCGGAGTAGTAATACCGGAAAAAGGTAATTATGCATTTGAGGCTGATTATATAACCTCTCAACCGGAAGTTCTGCATAGTCCGGTTGCTACTGTAACTTTTGAAGGAGTGACGACTGTCTCCGATTTTACCCGTACTCCCTTGCAGGCATTTACATATAAAAAGAATTGGGATTTATCTTTCACTTCTTTCTACTGGACAGCTCCTCGTAATGCGGAGTCTGTGACTTTGCTATTGTCTGAGGATAAGGGAAGAACCTGGAAACCTGTAAGAACAGGGATATTGCCGGACGATGATTTCGCTGCTGCCGGCCGGTTGAATCCTAATCAATTGTATGCTTTTAAACTGCTTGTAAAAGGAGGTGATAACCAGGGAGAATCAAATATAGCCTGGTTCTATTCCGGTTTGCAGGATATTAAGACTACAGGAGTAAAAGGAGATGGAATAGCAGACGATACGGAAGCCATAAACAAAGCTATTATAGAGATGAATAAGTTGGGTGGGGGGATTCTGCGATTTACGGCAGGCACCTATAATGTGCGGACGGTTCATCTGTTGAGTAATGTCTGGTTACATCTGGATGCAGACGCTACCATTCAGGGACTTCCGGGTGGTGATGCGCCGGAAACGACCTGGTTTAGTGACCGGGCCTATCGTTCGGGACTTTCTCCTACCGATCCTCGCCCTTATGCTGATCCGGAGAACTATCTGACGAAGCAGGATGTGGGGCATACGTTCTTCCGCAATGCAATGTTCTTTGGAGAACGCATTGATAATGTGAAGATTGTGGGTACAGGCCGTATCACGGGTAATGGTAATTTGGTTACTTCTGATAAAGTCATGAATAATGCTCCCGAGAAGCGCTGTGACAAAATGTTTTCTTTAAAACTTTGTACCAATATTGAAATTGGAGGCTGGGCTATGGGTAAAGATATGTGGTATGATCCGCAAAAGGATGAACCTTACTATATAGATGCGGATGGGCAGAAGAATTATGACGTCAGCAATATGCTGCATATAGATCAGGGAGGTCATTTTGTTTTGCTGGCTACAGGTACCGATGGCATCCATGTGCACGATACTTACTTTGCCAAACATAATACCCGGAATGCCCGTGATATCTACGACTTTATGGCGTGCAATGATGTAACGGTGACGAACATTTATTCGCGTGTCAGTTCGGATGACATTGTGAAACCGGGTTCGGATTGTTCATTAGGTTTTACCCGTCCAGCACGTAACTATATGGTACGCAATATCGTTGGAGATACCAATTGTAACCTGTTCCAGATAGGTTCGGAAACAGCGGATGATATTCAGGACTTATACGTGGATAATATTTATGTACTGGGTGCCAATAAAGCAGGTTTCTCCATATCTACCAATGATGGCGGACATATAAAAAATGTCTATCTGAATAGTGGAAAGACAGGACCGATACATTCCCGTTCGGTGATGCATCGTACCCGTGCTCCGTTCTTCATATCTATATCCAATAGAGGCCGTGTGTTGGGTGCTGATGTAGCTCCTTTCACGTTCACAGAAAATGGAAATGTTCGCAAGGAACTACTGGTGACCAACTCTAATATCGGTGAAGTGGAGAATATTGTGATTTGTGGTGTAGACATTGATGAAGTATACGGAGGGAGTTCTTTCCGTGGAGGTCGCTGGAAAGCATACGATGGTTCTCAAAATACGGCAACACCCATCATTGCAGGTTTTAAACTGCCGGATACGGAAGTTGTGGAAGGAGGACTGACATTTCGTTTGCCGAATGGCCAGCATACCGGGTATATTAAGAATGTACAGTTCCATGATGTAAATTTACTTGTGAAAGGCGGACATCCGGTAGAAGATGCAGAAGCGTATCCGCCTGAAATCGGAGTAGGACGTTATAATGTAGGTGATTTGAAAATACAACCGTCTTTTGGTTTCTGGGCGCGTCATGTGAAGGACTTCCTATTAGATAATTGCAGTATCAGTGCTGAGCAGAAAGATGGTCGTTATGCAGTAGTACTGGATGATGTGATTGGCGCTGAGATCAGGAATCTGAAAGTGAAAGAAGGCATTACGGATAAAGAAAACGTAAAAGTGCTTCGTAGTGAAAAGATTATCATCAAATAA
- a CDS encoding polysaccharide lyase 6 family protein yields MMKKLCVLLLLMVSLFASAKEYTFSPGDVQAMKQMLGSGNLQPGDAVVLKDGTYHNLEEIHFTGKGVSGKPIVWRAENPGKAVISGKLRLKIYGEYLQLEDLLFYKAWAIGHDMIDFQGEKGVYASYCRMTRCVIDECNDPQKGERPNEGDEYWVGLRGTNNRIDHCYFANKRVGGLVLQVWLSADNHLNNHLIDHNFFGERQPYGGNGAEIIRIGHSWSSQLESRTIVEDNVFLRCSGENEIISVKSCHNVLRRNLFYESAGGLVCRHGHYNVIESNTFIGHNLRGTAGIRIINQGHTVYDNYIKDVRSFGLLVRVGVYERPTAETDVKQEPLTSYHRVENVDIAYNTFLNSSLELGSGRGEKMPRNVRFAHNLFAGQTPDLKIVRADEVLPGFLFLDNEWAFSDKNSLSSVPYEQVREGFKSVDMPDGLNQEEKERIDACIFTAGPTWYKALKENVNHIDTNR; encoded by the coding sequence ATGATGAAAAAACTTTGTGTTCTTTTGCTCTTAATGGTGTCGCTCTTTGCCAGTGCCAAAGAGTATACATTCTCACCGGGAGATGTGCAGGCAATGAAGCAGATGCTGGGTAGTGGAAACTTGCAGCCGGGGGATGCCGTCGTACTGAAAGACGGAACGTATCATAATCTGGAAGAAATACATTTTACCGGTAAGGGTGTTTCTGGTAAACCGATTGTTTGGCGGGCTGAGAATCCCGGAAAGGCTGTTATTTCCGGTAAGTTAAGGCTGAAGATATATGGAGAGTATTTGCAACTGGAAGACTTGCTCTTTTATAAGGCATGGGCCATAGGGCATGATATGATTGATTTTCAAGGAGAAAAAGGTGTGTATGCTTCTTATTGCCGGATGACTCGTTGTGTGATTGATGAGTGTAATGATCCTCAGAAAGGTGAACGACCGAATGAAGGAGATGAATATTGGGTCGGATTACGGGGAACCAATAACCGGATAGACCATTGTTACTTTGCTAATAAAAGAGTAGGCGGACTGGTGTTGCAGGTATGGCTGAGTGCTGATAACCACTTGAATAATCATTTGATAGATCATAATTTCTTTGGTGAACGTCAGCCTTACGGTGGCAATGGAGCAGAAATTATTCGTATCGGGCATTCCTGGTCTTCCCAATTGGAATCACGTACGATTGTCGAGGATAATGTCTTTCTCAGATGTAGTGGAGAAAATGAGATTATTTCTGTGAAATCCTGTCATAATGTATTGCGCAGGAACTTGTTTTATGAATCTGCCGGTGGATTGGTTTGTCGTCATGGGCATTATAATGTGATAGAGTCGAATACATTTATAGGGCATAATCTGCGTGGAACCGCCGGTATTCGTATTATTAACCAGGGACATACGGTTTACGATAATTATATTAAAGATGTAAGGTCATTCGGATTGTTGGTACGTGTAGGAGTCTACGAACGTCCTACGGCAGAAACGGATGTGAAACAAGAACCATTAACTTCATACCATCGGGTAGAGAATGTGGATATCGCTTATAATACCTTTCTGAATAGTTCATTGGAGTTGGGATCAGGCCGTGGAGAAAAGATGCCCCGCAATGTTCGTTTTGCCCATAATCTGTTTGCAGGACAAACTCCTGATTTGAAAATAGTGAGGGCGGATGAAGTACTTCCCGGTTTCTTGTTTCTGGATAATGAGTGGGCATTTTCTGATAAGAATTCACTTTCGAGTGTCCCTTATGAACAGGTGAGAGAAGGTTTTAAGTCGGTTGATATGCCTGACGGTTTGAATCAAGAGGAAAAAGAACGGATAGATGCCTGTATCTTTACTGCCGGTCCGACATGGTATAAGGCGTTGAAAGAGAATGTTAACCATATCGATACGAATCGTTGA
- a CDS encoding OmpH family outer membrane protein produces MKRLNYLVNGLAALALIVLFSQCAGKAENQTATTSGQASGELTGMKIAYVEIDTLLAQYNFCIDLNEGMVKKSENVRLTLNQKARELDKQKQDFQTKYQNNAYLSPERAQQEYNRIAKLEQDLQTLSNKLQSELMSENEKNSLQLRDSINAFLKEYNKTKGYSMIISNTGFDNLLYADSIYNITKEIVEGLNARYSSPAPKK; encoded by the coding sequence ATGAAGAGATTGAACTACCTCGTAAACGGTTTGGCTGCTCTTGCACTTATCGTTTTATTTTCTCAGTGTGCAGGTAAAGCTGAAAATCAAACGGCAACTACGTCAGGCCAAGCTTCAGGTGAACTTACTGGAATGAAGATTGCTTATGTTGAAATAGACACGCTTCTGGCACAATATAATTTCTGCATCGACCTGAATGAAGGTATGGTAAAGAAGAGTGAAAATGTACGCTTGACGCTGAATCAGAAAGCTCGTGAATTGGATAAGCAGAAACAGGATTTCCAGACGAAGTATCAGAATAATGCTTATCTGTCTCCAGAAAGAGCACAGCAGGAGTACAACCGCATCGCCAAACTGGAACAAGATTTACAGACTTTGAGCAACAAACTGCAATCAGAGTTGATGAGCGAAAACGAAAAGAATAGCCTGCAATTGCGCGATTCTATCAATGCTTTCCTGAAAGAGTATAATAAGACAAAAGGATATAGTATGATTATCAGTAATACAGGTTTCGACAATCTGTTGTACGCTGACAGCATCTATAACATTACGAAAGAAATCGTAGAAGGATTGAACGCAAGATATTCTTCTCCGGCTCCTAAGAAATAA
- a CDS encoding aminoacyl-histidine dipeptidase: protein MEKNELKPAGVFHYFDEICQVPRPSKKEEKMIAYLKAFGEKHKLETLVDEAGNVLIKKPATPGMENRKTVVLQSHIDMVCEKNNDMQHDFLTDPIETVIEGEWMKAKGTTLGADNGIGVATELAILADDSIQHGPLECLFTVDEETGLTGAFALKEGFMNGDILLNLDSEDEGELFIGCAGGIDSVAEFIYKEVDVPAGYFCCKVQVKGLRGGHSGGDIHMGLGNANKILNRFLSQTFQKYDMYLCEIDGGNLRNAIAREAHAIIAIPEDNKHDLRADLNIFAAEVQAEYAVVDPTLQLVLESENACAKAIDKDTTKRLLQSLYACPHGVYAMSQDIPGLVETSTNLASVKMKPDNVIRIETSQRSSTASSKQDIANMVRTVFDMGGAKVSFGDGYPGWKPNPHSEILEIAVESYKRLFGVDAKVKAIHAGLECGLFLDKYPSLDMISFGPTLQGVHSPDERMLIPTVDKFWKHLLDILANVPVKK from the coding sequence ATGGAAAAGAATGAACTGAAACCGGCAGGCGTTTTTCATTATTTCGATGAAATCTGCCAAGTGCCGCGTCCTTCAAAGAAGGAAGAGAAAATGATTGCTTATCTGAAAGCATTCGGTGAGAAACATAAGTTGGAAACGCTGGTCGATGAAGCCGGCAACGTCCTCATCAAAAAGCCCGCTACACCGGGTATGGAGAACCGGAAAACCGTTGTACTGCAATCTCACATCGACATGGTGTGCGAAAAGAACAACGATATGCAGCATGATTTCCTCACCGACCCGATAGAGACTGTGATTGAAGGTGAATGGATGAAAGCCAAAGGTACAACGCTGGGAGCCGACAACGGTATAGGCGTAGCTACTGAACTTGCTATCCTTGCTGATGACAGTATTCAGCACGGACCTCTGGAATGCCTGTTTACAGTGGACGAAGAAACCGGGCTGACCGGTGCTTTTGCCTTGAAAGAAGGTTTCATGAACGGGGATATTTTGCTGAACCTCGACTCGGAAGATGAGGGTGAACTCTTTATCGGCTGTGCAGGAGGAATCGACTCCGTTGCAGAGTTTATATATAAAGAGGTGGATGTACCTGCCGGATATTTCTGTTGCAAAGTACAAGTGAAAGGTTTAAGAGGCGGACATTCCGGTGGAGATATCCACATGGGACTTGGCAATGCCAATAAGATACTGAACCGCTTCCTGAGCCAGACTTTCCAGAAGTATGATATGTACCTGTGCGAAATCGATGGTGGTAATCTGCGCAATGCCATCGCTCGCGAAGCACACGCCATTATCGCTATACCGGAAGACAATAAACACGATCTGCGTGCCGATCTGAATATATTCGCAGCCGAAGTACAGGCAGAGTATGCCGTAGTCGATCCGACGTTACAACTCGTTTTAGAATCGGAAAATGCTTGCGCGAAAGCTATTGATAAAGATACCACCAAACGTTTGCTGCAAAGCCTCTATGCTTGTCCCCACGGAGTTTATGCCATGAGTCAGGACATCCCCGGACTGGTGGAAACTTCCACCAATCTTGCATCTGTCAAGATGAAGCCGGACAACGTGATTCGCATCGAAACCAGCCAGCGCAGTTCTACCGCCTCTTCCAAGCAAGACATTGCCAATATGGTACGTACCGTATTCGATATGGGTGGAGCCAAAGTTAGTTTCGGTGACGGCTACCCGGGTTGGAAACCCAATCCTCACTCCGAAATACTGGAAATTGCAGTCGAATCTTACAAACGTTTATTCGGTGTAGATGCGAAGGTAAAAGCAATCCATGCCGGACTGGAATGCGGTCTGTTCCTCGATAAGTATCCTTCACTGGATATGATATCCTTTGGTCCGACTTTACAGGGAGTTCATTCTCCCGATGAACGGATGCTGATTCCTACAGTGGATAAATTCTGGAAACACTTGCTGGATATTCTGGCTAATGTTCCCGTAAAGAAATAA
- a CDS encoding type II toxin-antitoxin system RelE/ParE family toxin, with the protein MEIIWSRSAKETLATVLDYIEEYFDSTVAMKVYNKINNHVDLLVSFPRMGVRDPRFSIDEMEVRYLVNTPNIIYYAIIQDVIVIISVFDARCSPDTISTMVVDFMKQYR; encoded by the coding sequence ATGGAAATAATTTGGTCTCGTTCTGCGAAAGAAACTTTAGCTACTGTATTGGATTATATTGAAGAGTATTTTGATTCTACAGTTGCTATGAAAGTTTATAATAAAATAAACAACCATGTTGATTTGTTAGTATCTTTCCCAAGAATGGGAGTTCGTGATCCTCGTTTCTCTATAGATGAAATGGAGGTTCGTTATTTGGTTAATACTCCTAATATTATTTATTATGCGATTATTCAAGATGTTATTGTAATTATTTCTGTTTTCGATGCACGCTGCTCCCCAGATACAATTAGTACAATGGTCGTTGATTTTATGAAGCAATATAGATGA
- a CDS encoding MraY family glycosyltransferase encodes MYYLIILVLLFLAELFYFKIADKCNIIDKPNERSSHTRITLRGGGIIFYFGALAYFLTNHWEYPWFILALTLITFISFVDDIRSISQSLRLMLHFTAMVLMFYQWGLFTLPWWWIIVALIVCTGIINAYNFMDGINGITGGYSLVILAALAYINTEITQFVEPALIYTVLCSVLVFCFFNFRKKAKCFAGDVGSVSIAFILLFLIGKLILKTEDFSWIILLSVYGVDSVLTIVHRLMLHENIGLPHRKHMYQLMANELKIPHVAVSLVYMLTQALVILGYFCFVGYGYWYLLGIIVLLSSIYVLFMRKYFHFYVQQGKK; translated from the coding sequence ATGTATTACCTGATTATATTAGTTTTGCTATTTCTGGCAGAACTTTTTTATTTTAAAATAGCTGATAAGTGCAATATCATCGATAAGCCCAATGAGAGAAGTTCCCATACCCGGATTACTTTGCGTGGTGGTGGAATCATCTTCTATTTTGGCGCATTAGCTTATTTCTTGACTAACCATTGGGAATATCCCTGGTTCATATTAGCTTTAACCTTGATAACGTTTATCAGTTTTGTGGATGATATTCGTTCTATTTCCCAAAGCTTAAGGTTGATGTTGCATTTTACTGCTATGGTTTTGATGTTTTATCAATGGGGATTGTTTACTCTTCCCTGGTGGTGGATTATCGTAGCGTTAATTGTTTGTACGGGCATCATTAACGCTTATAATTTCATGGATGGCATCAATGGCATTACAGGTGGTTATTCGCTGGTTATCCTTGCTGCACTGGCTTATATCAATACTGAAATAACGCAGTTTGTAGAACCTGCTCTAATCTATACGGTTCTTTGTTCTGTATTGGTCTTTTGTTTCTTCAACTTTCGTAAGAAGGCGAAATGTTTTGCCGGTGATGTAGGCTCTGTAAGTATTGCTTTTATACTTCTTTTCCTGATAGGAAAGTTAATTCTCAAGACTGAGGATTTCAGCTGGATTATCCTGTTGTCTGTTTATGGCGTTGATAGTGTTTTGACTATCGTTCACCGACTGATGCTTCATGAAAACATAGGTTTACCACATCGGAAACACATGTATCAGCTTATGGCGAATGAATTGAAGATACCTCATGTGGCGGTGTCACTGGTTTATATGTTGACGCAAGCTTTGGTCATATTGGGTTATTTCTGTTTTGTGGGATATGGTTATTGGTATTTGTTGGGGATAATTGTATTATTGAGTAGCATTTATGTGTTATTTATGAGAAAGTATTTTCATTTTTATGTGCAACAAGGAAAAAAGTGA
- a CDS encoding NAD-dependent epimerase/dehydratase family protein: protein MNILITGIYGFVGSNLIAALCEHHTLYGLDIISPEKKGVVKTFSWKDIETTSFPMQRLPHFDAIIHLAGKAHDTKNQSVAQAYFDINTGLTQKIFDFFLESTAKKFIFFSSVKAAADSVVGDALREDVIPTPIGPYGESKIAAENYILDKLKNKNEKLKLHDDRKQVYILRPCMIHGPGNKGNLNLLYNVVKKGIPWPLGDFENKRSFTSIDNLCYVVEGLLTKNIASGIYHMGDDEALSTNELIALMCEAMGKAPHIWKMNRKMMEGCAGLGTLLHLPLNTERLRKLTENYVVSNEKIKAALGIEWMPVRAVDGIMKTIKSFSN from the coding sequence ATGAATATACTTATAACAGGGATTTACGGTTTTGTGGGGTCTAATCTTATAGCGGCTTTATGTGAACATCATACCCTCTATGGGCTTGATATCATTTCTCCGGAAAAGAAGGGAGTTGTGAAGACTTTCTCGTGGAAGGATATTGAAACTACTTCTTTTCCTATGCAGCGTTTACCTCACTTTGATGCAATTATTCATCTAGCTGGTAAAGCACATGATACAAAGAACCAATCTGTTGCACAGGCATATTTTGATATCAATACAGGGCTAACACAGAAGATATTTGATTTCTTTCTGGAATCTACAGCTAAAAAGTTCATATTCTTTAGTTCAGTGAAGGCTGCTGCCGATAGTGTAGTAGGGGATGCATTGAGGGAAGATGTGATACCTACTCCAATAGGCCCTTACGGAGAGAGTAAGATAGCAGCCGAGAATTATATTCTCGATAAATTAAAAAATAAAAATGAAAAATTAAAACTACATGATGATAGGAAGCAGGTATATATCTTGAGACCCTGCATGATTCATGGCCCGGGCAATAAAGGAAACCTGAATTTGCTTTATAATGTGGTAAAGAAAGGCATTCCCTGGCCTTTGGGAGATTTTGAAAATAAGCGTTCGTTCACTTCGATTGATAACTTATGTTATGTGGTGGAAGGTTTGCTGACAAAGAATATAGCGAGTGGCATTTATCATATGGGGGATGACGAAGCTCTATCTACAAATGAATTGATTGCTCTCATGTGTGAGGCTATGGGTAAAGCACCTCATATCTGGAAGATGAACCGGAAGATGATGGAAGGTTGTGCAGGTTTAGGAACCTTACTTCATCTGCCGCTGAATACTGAGCGTTTGCGGAAACTGACAGAAAATTATGTGGTGAGCAATGAGAAGATTAAAGCTGCACTTGGCATTGAATGGATGCCTGTTCGTGCTGTTGATGGGATTATGAAAACGATAAAATCGTTTTCAAATTGA